The Solea senegalensis isolate Sse05_10M linkage group LG4, IFAPA_SoseM_1, whole genome shotgun sequence genome includes a region encoding these proteins:
- the zbtb40 gene encoding zinc finger and BTB domain-containing protein 40 isoform X1, translating to MMDLPHYSSQLMQQLWALRKEGQFCDCTILVGDSPHRAHKLVLAASSMLFSLACVRSLLEGSDTISIDTTVVSSQEFGCLLDMVYTGKLPLGKHNVSRIVAAADNLQMFDVAVGFKNVLTSLVNQQTPVSAPQTSRVIKDLSENPEGSPSSNKDGSTSDKTELKVEQEEEECEDDGEEVEEPPLKRACVEPCRSSTSEEATFSQTAAEENKAVIEASTGVLEHSSQIVELLANVSSVVELLSQAAQSSLEKNERQVVCQCCEEADASSALEKLMSRVNEGQLSKEGLFTLLRTIQQKTTSFPPSLLSLLGEEEEEEEEERITQEPNRDNTTVESAGQNGNRSEENEEEEEGNLKQEENEEDDKDIDDPPNPVSSPPSPSKRYSCRWCNKGFNFKCRMLSHMKCCSLSQECEQQCPQCPEKLANLRALQQHRAKAHRSTTRAKKKVSCDICGRLFAHPSGMIYHKRTEHFDEKPFACKECDAKFAAKSSLKNHMRLHTGEKPYQCKHCDMSFSVAAALAYHNKRKHSEGKMYVCQYCKATFAQAIELTRHVRTHTGDRPYVCRECGKGYIQASGLTAHLLTFHDISEPHDCQKCCLSFNSAEELQQHIEELHPKDFHKCPTCHKVFTSAALLEKHSGTHTGTKPFSCDLCSKSYQQLSGLWYHNRINHPDVFASHTRQLKTMVQCDLCFKFFPGAAILAKHQAAEHQAVLEGEEELQSGEESRCSLCTALCSSQQELQEHMLSCQVEVREQQEDTEEKVSTSHTVIPADQTGSEGAESGMSEAQQVFVTLAAGGQGGSSSEVVMVNMYDLLNNSVTFICEDKPSAPHSQP from the exons ATGATGGATCTTCCCCACTACAGCAGTCAGCTGATGCAGCAGCTGTGGGCCCTGAGGAAGGAGGGACAATTCTGTGACTGCACCATCCTGGTGGGAGACAGTCCTCACCGAGCACATAAACTGGTGCTGGCTGCCTCCAGCATGCTCTTCAG TCTTGCCTGTGTCAGGTCCCTGCTTGAAGGCTCCGACACTATCTCCATCGACACGACCGTGGTGTCCTCGCAGGAGTTTGGCTGTTTGCTGGACATGGTGTACACTGGGAAACTGCCTCTGGGGAAACACAACGTCAGTCGCATCGTCGCCGCTGCAGACAACCTGCAGATGTTCGATGTGGCTGTTGGgtttaaaaatgtcctcaccagCCTTGTGAACCAGCAGACCCCTGTCTCTGCACCACAGACATCAAGGGTCATCAAAGACCTAAGTGAGAACCCTGAGGGTTCACCGTCATCGAACAAGGACGGCTCCACCTCAGACAAGACGGAGCTAAAGGTCgaacaagaggaggaagaatgTGAGGATGACGGTGAAGAGGTGGAGGAACCACCACTTAAAAGAGCATGTGTTGAGCCCTGCAGGTCCTCAA CGTCTGAAGAAGCCACGTTTTCACAAACTGCAGCAGAAGAAAACAAGGCAGTGATCGAGGCGTCCACTGGTGTCCTGGAACATTCTTCTCAGATCGTGGAGCTCCTCGCCAACGTGTCCTCTGTTGTGGAGCTGCTGAGTCAGGCAGCACAGAGCAGCCTGGAGAAAAACGAGAGACAG GTCGTGTGTCAGTGCTGTGAGGAGGCAGATGCCAGCTCAGCCCTGGAGAAGCTGATGAGCAGAGTCAATGAAGGGCAGCTCAGTAAAGAAGGACTATTCACTCTGCTGCGGACCATTCAGCAGAAAACCACCTCCTTCCCTCCAtcactgctctctctgctgggagaggaggaagaggaggaggaggaggagaggataaCGCAGGAGCCAAACAGAGACAATACGACAG TGGAGTCAGCGGGGCAGAATGGCAACAGGAGTGAAGAgaacgaggaggaagaggaaggaaaccTCAAACAGGAGGAAAATGAAGAGGACGACAAAGACATTGATGATCCGCCAAACCCCGTCTCCTCTCCCCCGTCTCCGTCCAAGCGCTACTCTTGTCGCTGGTGTAACAAAGGTTTTAACTTCAAGTGCCGAATGCTGAGCCACATGAAATGCTGCTCCTTGTCCCAGgagtgtgagcagcagtgtCCACAGTGTCCAGAGAAGCTGGCCAACCTGCGGGCACTGCAGCAACATCGGGCCAAAGCTCACCGCAGCACCACGCGCGCTAAGAAGAAGGTGTCCTGTGACATTTGTGGAAGGCTCTTTGCCCATCCATCAG GTATGATTTACCACAAGCGAACAGAACACTTTGACGAGAAGCCGTTTGCCTGCAAGGAGTGTGACGCCAAGTTTGCGGCGAAATCGTCGCTGAAGAACCACATGAGGCTGCACACGGGAGAGAAGCCGTACCAGTGCAAACACTGTGACATGAGCTTCAGTGTGGCTGCTGCGCTCGCTTACCACAACAAGAGGAAACACTCTGAGg gGAAGATGTATGTGTGTCAGTACTGCAAGGCCACCTTCGCCCAAGCCATTGAACTGACGCgtcatgtgcgcacacacactggggaTCGTccgtatgtgtgtcgggaatgTGGTAAAGGCTACATCCAGGCCAGTGGACTCACTGCCCACCTACTCACCTTCCACG ACATATCGGAGCCTCATGACTGTCAAAAGTGCTGCCTCAGCTTCAACTCCGCAGAGGAGCTTCAGCAGCACATCGAGGAGTTGCACCCAAAGGACTTCCATAAGTGTCCCACCTGCCACAAGGTGTTCACCAGCGCCGCCCTCCTGGAAAAACACAGCGGAACGCACACTGGAACCAAGCCCTTCAGCTGTGACCTGTGCAGCAAGTCGTACCAG caactgtCAGGACTGTGGTACCACAACAGGATCAACCACCCTGATGTGTTTGCCAGCCACACCCGGCAGCTCAAGACCATGGTCCAGTGTGATCTTTGTTTCAAGTTCTTTCCCGGCGCTGCCATTTTGGCCAAACATCAAGCTGCTGAGCACCAAG CTGTTctggaaggagaggaagaattGCAGAGCGGTGAGGAGTCCAGGTGCTCGCTCTGCACCGCGCTCTGCTCCTCgcagcaggagctgcaggaacaTATGCTCTCCTGCCAAGTGGAGGTACGAGAACAGcaggaggacacagaggaaaagGTGTCCACGTCCCACACA GTGATTCCAGCGGATCAGACAGGCagtgagggggcggagtcagggATGAGCGAAGCCCAACAGGTTTTTGTGACTCTAGCAGCTGGAGGACAAGGCGGATCATCGTCAGAAGTGGTAATGGTCAACATGTATGACCTGCTGAACAACTCGGTCACCTTCATCTGTGAGGACAAACCGTCAGCTCCTCATTCTCAGCCATGA
- the zbtb40 gene encoding zinc finger and BTB domain-containing protein 40 isoform X2 yields MMDLPHYSSQLMQQLWALRKEGQFCDCTILVGDSPHRAHKLVLAASSMLFRSLLEGSDTISIDTTVVSSQEFGCLLDMVYTGKLPLGKHNVSRIVAAADNLQMFDVAVGFKNVLTSLVNQQTPVSAPQTSRVIKDLSENPEGSPSSNKDGSTSDKTELKVEQEEEECEDDGEEVEEPPLKRACVEPCRSSTSEEATFSQTAAEENKAVIEASTGVLEHSSQIVELLANVSSVVELLSQAAQSSLEKNERQVVCQCCEEADASSALEKLMSRVNEGQLSKEGLFTLLRTIQQKTTSFPPSLLSLLGEEEEEEEEERITQEPNRDNTTVESAGQNGNRSEENEEEEEGNLKQEENEEDDKDIDDPPNPVSSPPSPSKRYSCRWCNKGFNFKCRMLSHMKCCSLSQECEQQCPQCPEKLANLRALQQHRAKAHRSTTRAKKKVSCDICGRLFAHPSGMIYHKRTEHFDEKPFACKECDAKFAAKSSLKNHMRLHTGEKPYQCKHCDMSFSVAAALAYHNKRKHSEGKMYVCQYCKATFAQAIELTRHVRTHTGDRPYVCRECGKGYIQASGLTAHLLTFHDISEPHDCQKCCLSFNSAEELQQHIEELHPKDFHKCPTCHKVFTSAALLEKHSGTHTGTKPFSCDLCSKSYQQLSGLWYHNRINHPDVFASHTRQLKTMVQCDLCFKFFPGAAILAKHQAAEHQAVLEGEEELQSGEESRCSLCTALCSSQQELQEHMLSCQVEVREQQEDTEEKVSTSHTVIPADQTGSEGAESGMSEAQQVFVTLAAGGQGGSSSEVVMVNMYDLLNNSVTFICEDKPSAPHSQP; encoded by the exons ATGATGGATCTTCCCCACTACAGCAGTCAGCTGATGCAGCAGCTGTGGGCCCTGAGGAAGGAGGGACAATTCTGTGACTGCACCATCCTGGTGGGAGACAGTCCTCACCGAGCACATAAACTGGTGCTGGCTGCCTCCAGCATGCTCTTCAG GTCCCTGCTTGAAGGCTCCGACACTATCTCCATCGACACGACCGTGGTGTCCTCGCAGGAGTTTGGCTGTTTGCTGGACATGGTGTACACTGGGAAACTGCCTCTGGGGAAACACAACGTCAGTCGCATCGTCGCCGCTGCAGACAACCTGCAGATGTTCGATGTGGCTGTTGGgtttaaaaatgtcctcaccagCCTTGTGAACCAGCAGACCCCTGTCTCTGCACCACAGACATCAAGGGTCATCAAAGACCTAAGTGAGAACCCTGAGGGTTCACCGTCATCGAACAAGGACGGCTCCACCTCAGACAAGACGGAGCTAAAGGTCgaacaagaggaggaagaatgTGAGGATGACGGTGAAGAGGTGGAGGAACCACCACTTAAAAGAGCATGTGTTGAGCCCTGCAGGTCCTCAA CGTCTGAAGAAGCCACGTTTTCACAAACTGCAGCAGAAGAAAACAAGGCAGTGATCGAGGCGTCCACTGGTGTCCTGGAACATTCTTCTCAGATCGTGGAGCTCCTCGCCAACGTGTCCTCTGTTGTGGAGCTGCTGAGTCAGGCAGCACAGAGCAGCCTGGAGAAAAACGAGAGACAG GTCGTGTGTCAGTGCTGTGAGGAGGCAGATGCCAGCTCAGCCCTGGAGAAGCTGATGAGCAGAGTCAATGAAGGGCAGCTCAGTAAAGAAGGACTATTCACTCTGCTGCGGACCATTCAGCAGAAAACCACCTCCTTCCCTCCAtcactgctctctctgctgggagaggaggaagaggaggaggaggaggagaggataaCGCAGGAGCCAAACAGAGACAATACGACAG TGGAGTCAGCGGGGCAGAATGGCAACAGGAGTGAAGAgaacgaggaggaagaggaaggaaaccTCAAACAGGAGGAAAATGAAGAGGACGACAAAGACATTGATGATCCGCCAAACCCCGTCTCCTCTCCCCCGTCTCCGTCCAAGCGCTACTCTTGTCGCTGGTGTAACAAAGGTTTTAACTTCAAGTGCCGAATGCTGAGCCACATGAAATGCTGCTCCTTGTCCCAGgagtgtgagcagcagtgtCCACAGTGTCCAGAGAAGCTGGCCAACCTGCGGGCACTGCAGCAACATCGGGCCAAAGCTCACCGCAGCACCACGCGCGCTAAGAAGAAGGTGTCCTGTGACATTTGTGGAAGGCTCTTTGCCCATCCATCAG GTATGATTTACCACAAGCGAACAGAACACTTTGACGAGAAGCCGTTTGCCTGCAAGGAGTGTGACGCCAAGTTTGCGGCGAAATCGTCGCTGAAGAACCACATGAGGCTGCACACGGGAGAGAAGCCGTACCAGTGCAAACACTGTGACATGAGCTTCAGTGTGGCTGCTGCGCTCGCTTACCACAACAAGAGGAAACACTCTGAGg gGAAGATGTATGTGTGTCAGTACTGCAAGGCCACCTTCGCCCAAGCCATTGAACTGACGCgtcatgtgcgcacacacactggggaTCGTccgtatgtgtgtcgggaatgTGGTAAAGGCTACATCCAGGCCAGTGGACTCACTGCCCACCTACTCACCTTCCACG ACATATCGGAGCCTCATGACTGTCAAAAGTGCTGCCTCAGCTTCAACTCCGCAGAGGAGCTTCAGCAGCACATCGAGGAGTTGCACCCAAAGGACTTCCATAAGTGTCCCACCTGCCACAAGGTGTTCACCAGCGCCGCCCTCCTGGAAAAACACAGCGGAACGCACACTGGAACCAAGCCCTTCAGCTGTGACCTGTGCAGCAAGTCGTACCAG caactgtCAGGACTGTGGTACCACAACAGGATCAACCACCCTGATGTGTTTGCCAGCCACACCCGGCAGCTCAAGACCATGGTCCAGTGTGATCTTTGTTTCAAGTTCTTTCCCGGCGCTGCCATTTTGGCCAAACATCAAGCTGCTGAGCACCAAG CTGTTctggaaggagaggaagaattGCAGAGCGGTGAGGAGTCCAGGTGCTCGCTCTGCACCGCGCTCTGCTCCTCgcagcaggagctgcaggaacaTATGCTCTCCTGCCAAGTGGAGGTACGAGAACAGcaggaggacacagaggaaaagGTGTCCACGTCCCACACA GTGATTCCAGCGGATCAGACAGGCagtgagggggcggagtcagggATGAGCGAAGCCCAACAGGTTTTTGTGACTCTAGCAGCTGGAGGACAAGGCGGATCATCGTCAGAAGTGGTAATGGTCAACATGTATGACCTGCTGAACAACTCGGTCACCTTCATCTGTGAGGACAAACCGTCAGCTCCTCATTCTCAGCCATGA